A stretch of Bordetella genomosp. 13 DNA encodes these proteins:
- a CDS encoding L-talarate/galactarate dehydratase — MNTESPADRIAWMRISSCYLPLATPISDAKVFTGRQKPMTEVAMLFVELQTENGDEGFGLSYSKRAGGPGQFAHAKEIAPVLIGEDPSDIGRLWTKLCWAGASVGRSGMSTQTIAAFDVALYDLKARRANLPLAKLLGAYRDSVACYNTSGGFLHTPLEQLLVNASASRERGIGGIKLKVGHPDHQHDLKRVEAVRKHLGDDAPLMVDANQQWNRPAAQRMCRIFEQFNLVWIEEPLDAYDHEGHAALATTFDTPIATGEMLTSAAEHFDLIRHRGADFIQPDAPRVGGITPFLKILGQAEQAGCMLAPHFAMELHVHLAAIYPTEPWVEHFDWLEPLFNERLEIRDGRMLVPKRPGLGLSLSEQARHWTREQAEVGKRA; from the coding sequence ATGAACACTGAATCCCCCGCCGATCGCATCGCCTGGATGCGGATCTCGTCCTGCTACCTGCCCCTGGCCACCCCCATCAGCGACGCCAAGGTGTTCACCGGCCGCCAGAAGCCGATGACCGAGGTCGCCATGCTGTTCGTCGAACTCCAGACCGAGAACGGCGACGAGGGCTTCGGCCTCAGCTACTCGAAGCGCGCGGGCGGCCCCGGCCAGTTCGCGCACGCCAAGGAGATCGCGCCCGTGCTGATCGGCGAAGACCCCAGCGACATCGGCCGCCTGTGGACGAAACTGTGCTGGGCGGGCGCCTCGGTGGGCCGCAGCGGCATGTCCACCCAGACCATCGCCGCTTTCGACGTGGCGCTGTACGACCTGAAGGCGCGCCGCGCCAACCTGCCGCTGGCCAAGCTGCTGGGCGCCTATCGAGATTCCGTGGCCTGCTACAACACGTCCGGCGGCTTCCTGCACACCCCGCTGGAGCAACTGCTGGTCAACGCCAGCGCCTCGCGCGAGCGCGGCATCGGCGGCATCAAGCTGAAGGTCGGCCATCCCGATCACCAGCACGACCTGAAGCGCGTCGAGGCCGTGCGCAAGCACCTGGGCGACGACGCGCCGCTGATGGTCGACGCGAACCAGCAATGGAACCGTCCCGCCGCGCAGCGCATGTGCCGCATCTTCGAACAGTTCAACCTGGTCTGGATCGAAGAGCCGCTGGACGCCTATGACCACGAGGGCCACGCCGCCCTGGCCACGACCTTCGACACGCCCATCGCCACCGGAGAGATGCTGACCAGCGCGGCCGAGCACTTCGATCTGATCCGCCATCGCGGCGCGGACTTCATCCAGCCCGACGCGCCGCGCGTGGGGGGCATCACGCCCTTCCTGAAGATTCTCGGCCAGGCGGAGCAGGCCGGCTGCATGCTGGCCCCGCACTTCGCCATGGAACTACACGTGCACCTGGCCGCCATCTATCCCACCGAACCGTGGGTGGAACATTTCGACTGGCTCGAGCCGCTGTTCAACGAGCGCCTCGAGATCCGCGACGGCCGCATGCTGGTGCCCAAGCGCCCCGGCCTGGGCCTGTCGCTGAGCGAACAGGCTCGCCACTGGACCCGCGAGCAGGCCGAGGTCGGCAAGCGGGCATGA
- a CDS encoding LacI family DNA-binding transcriptional regulator yields the protein MKSKSITLHDVARAAGVSLITASRALSNPGRVSQATAERVQEVAAAVGYVPNLLAGGLKTRRSRTVAALVPIISVPQFLPTIQALTAALDREGYQLILGQAGYDRGREAALLDAMIGRRVDGVVVAGMLGDSPAARRLRQSDIPVVETWESVDDPLDMVVGFSHHQVGRAVAEYFLQKGWTRVALATGDDRRAMLRAEGFRSVMGQVPTATVPAPSNVASGRRACAELLASVPDVQAICCSSDGLAEGVLTEARVQGRRVPEDLAVCGFGGADFSAHLAPSLTTVHIDGARIGELAAGLLMARFAGQAVSQPVIDVGFEIVERESTRTAH from the coding sequence ATGAAAAGCAAATCCATCACCCTGCACGACGTCGCCCGCGCAGCCGGCGTGTCCTTGATCACCGCGTCCCGGGCGTTGAGCAATCCGGGCCGTGTGTCGCAGGCGACCGCCGAACGCGTGCAGGAAGTCGCCGCCGCGGTGGGCTATGTGCCCAATCTGCTGGCCGGCGGGCTGAAGACGCGCCGCAGCCGCACCGTCGCCGCGTTGGTGCCGATCATCTCGGTGCCACAGTTCCTGCCCACCATCCAAGCGTTGACGGCGGCCCTGGACCGCGAAGGGTACCAGCTGATCCTGGGCCAGGCGGGCTACGACCGGGGGCGCGAGGCCGCGCTGCTGGACGCGATGATCGGCCGCCGCGTGGACGGCGTGGTCGTGGCGGGGATGCTGGGCGATTCCCCCGCCGCGCGGCGCCTGCGCCAGTCGGATATCCCGGTGGTCGAGACTTGGGAATCCGTCGACGATCCGCTGGACATGGTGGTGGGTTTCTCGCATCACCAGGTGGGCCGGGCGGTGGCCGAATACTTTCTGCAGAAGGGATGGACCCGGGTCGCCCTGGCCACCGGCGACGACCGGCGCGCGATGCTGCGCGCCGAAGGCTTCCGGTCCGTGATGGGGCAGGTGCCGACGGCGACCGTGCCCGCTCCCAGCAACGTCGCATCGGGTCGGCGCGCCTGTGCCGAACTGCTGGCCAGCGTGCCGGACGTGCAGGCCATTTGCTGCAGCTCGGATGGCCTGGCCGAGGGCGTCCTGACCGAGGCGCGCGTACAGGGACGGCGCGTGCCCGAGGACCTGGCGGTATGCGGCTTCGGCGGCGCTGATTTTTCCGCGCACCTGGCACCGTCGCTGACGACAGTGCACATCGACGGCGCGCGCATCGGCGAACTGGCGGCAGGCCTGCTGATGGCGCGATTCGCGGGCCAGGCGGTCAGCCAGCCCGTGATCGACGTAGGCTTCG